In the genome of Rhodamnia argentea isolate NSW1041297 chromosome 3, ASM2092103v1, whole genome shotgun sequence, one region contains:
- the LOC115726923 gene encoding serine/threonine-protein kinase D6PKL2 isoform X1: protein MASKAASRASSEPQQKTAGALKVERSDQSPLSLQISKESKTQLANPEQHSKFPQNNSKQVLVESTGNKKSANLAHGGSLDSLVNKTYPLSTSSSSVSGKSSELDSSVVESRSSIEGSVDQEKKTSTYESVKSSSVSGKVSDGTGSIAKTSGSAKISDRVDFVESGKSSMCRGSTSSDVSDESSCSSFSTSISKPHNGNDSRWEAIQAIRAKDGVLGLSHFRLLKRLGCGDIGSVYLSELSGTKCYFAMKVMDKSSLASRKKLLRAQTEREILQSLDHPFLPTLYTHFETDKFSCLVMEFCPGGDLHTLRQRQPGKHFPEQAVKFYVAEVLLALEYLHMLGIIYRDLKPENVLVRADGHIMLSDFDLSLRCTVSPTLVKCSSMDAESLKKNPVYCVQPACIEPSCIQPSCVLPTTCFSPRLFSSRSKKERKSRNNEMGNQVRPLPELVAEPTDARSMSFVGTHEYLAPEIIKGEGHGSAVDWWTFGIFLYELLFGRTPFKGSGNRATLFNVVGQPLRFPESPIVSFAARDLIRGLLVKEPQNRLAYKRGATEIKQHPFFDGVNWALVRCATPPEIPKPVEIVRVPASTINEKATAAMAAPNQKGSDNYLEFDFF, encoded by the exons ATGGCCTCGAAAGCTGCCTCTAGAGCATCCTCTGAACCGCAGCAGAAAACAGCTGGTGCTCTTAAAGTAGAGAGAAGTGATCAGAGCCCTTTGTCTTTGCAAATTTCTAAGGAAAGCAAAACCCAGCTGGCTAATCCTGAACAGCATTCGAAATTTCCCCAGAACAACTCGAAGCAAGTTTTAGTTGAATCAACTGGTAATAAAAAATCGGCCAATCTTGCTCACGGGGGTTCTCTTGATTCTCTAGTCAACAAGACCTATCCACTTTCTACATCTTCTTCATCTGTTTCAGGAAAATCATCAGAGCTGGATTCTTCTGTTGTTGAAAGTAGAAGCTCCATAGAAGGTTCTGTTGATCAGGAAAAGAAGACATCAACATATGAAAGCGTCAAAAGCAGTTCAGTGTCTGGAAAGGTTAGTGACGGTACTGGAAGTATTGCCAAAACCAGCGGAAGTGCTAAAATTAGTGATCGCGTCGATTTTGTTGAGAGTGGGAAGAGTAGTATGTGTAGAGGGAGCACGAGTAGTGATGTGAGTGATGAGAGCAGTTGCAGTAGTTTTAGTACCAGTATAAGCAAGCCGCATAATGGAAATGACTCGAGATGGGAAGCCATCCAAGCGATTAGGGCAAAAGATGGCGTCTTGGGTTTGAGCCATTTCAGGCTACTGAAACGCTTGGGTTGTGGGGATATTGGAAGTGTATACTTATCAGAGCTTAGTGGAACAAAATGTTACTTTGCAATGAAGGTTATGGACAAGTCTTCTTTAGCGAGTCGAAAGAAGCTGCTCCGGGctcagacagagagagagattctgcaATCTCTGGACCATCCCTTCCTTCCGACACTTTACACGCACTTTGAAACGGATAAATTCTCTTGTTTGGTGATGGAGTTCTGCCCTGGAGGAGACTTGCATACACTTAGGCAGAGACAACCAGGAAAACATTTCCCTGAGCAGGCTGTAAA GTTTTATGTGGCGGAGGTCCTCTTGGCTCTGGAGTACCTGCACATGCTCGGGATCATTTACCGCGATCTCAAGCCTGAAAATGTTCTAGTAAGGGCCGATGGACATATAATGCTATCTGATTTTGACCTCTCCCTCCGCTGCACTGTTAGTCCGACACTCGTGAAATGCTCATCCATGGATGCTGAGTCCCTCAAGAAGAACCCCGTTTACTGCGTTCAGCCAGCTTGCATTGAACCTTCATGCATCCAGCCTTCCTGTGTACTCCCAACAACATGCTTTTCGCCCCGCCTCTTTTCTAGCAGGTCtaagaaggaaaggaaatctAGGAACAATGAAATGGGAAACCAAGTGAGACCCTTGCCTGAGCTCGTCGCGGAGCCAACAGATGCTCGGTCTATGTCGTTTGTGGGAACCCACGAATATCTCGCACCCGAGATTATCAAGGGAGAAGGCCATGGAAGCGCTGTTGATTGGTGGACTTTTGGAATCTTCTTATATGAATTGTTGTTTGGGAGAACGCCTTTCAAGGGATCTGGAAACCGGGCCACGCTGTTCAATGTCGTGGGCCAGCCTCTACGGTTCCCCGAATCCCCCATCGTCAGCTTTGCTGCTAGAGATTTAATACGAGGGCTGCTTGTGAAAGAACCGCAGAACAGATTGGCATATAAACGAGGGGCGACGGAGATCAAACAACATCCGTTCTTCGATGGGGTGAACTGGGCATTGGTCCGGTGTGCGACTCCTCCAGAGATCCCTAAACCGGTTGAGATCGTGCGCGTACCTGCATCTACGATCAACGAAAAGGCCACTGCTGCAATGGCTGCTCCCAACCAGAAAGGTTCCGATAATTATCTAGAGTTTGATTTCTTTTAG
- the LOC115726924 gene encoding WEB family protein At1g12150, with product MVNIRIKDNQNSAESPRAEVGEIDTRAPFQSVKAAVSLFGEVASKKKPTIKRSKTSSENVLDKETQLLLAQKELNRIKQQLENAETTKARALSDLGKANRTVQELTTKLNSAIESKQAAIEATETVKHKAKHLERVKSQNLERTSSWKKELGTTRDEYRRAAAELNTAKQELTKIRQDFDATLEAKLAAFQQAAEAQRSAKVNSEKASELSKEIQAMRQSLDHLKATSLQAEKEQAKFVEEKEARLKDCKIAKEEAEEKLLSLKTEFDPEQMTNLELKLVETTEEIEVLQNEMKKVHASDMDSVKVITTELNNATKALQKVAEEESFCRERVNSLRQELEDIKAERIGLEAREAELECTVKTLQAELDEQKQELHVASREEKEIDDAADEKTISLAIQKTMQEAEEMRRAAEELKREAGANRVGEGEAEKMLEAALKEAEVAKAAEKSALDQIKILSAKTDVVSASDPDASGWIRMSVQEFESLSRKVEESANLAEMKLAAAAFQMEAMNTKKSEAEKRKEVILKEIEEIKEATEFALKQAEMAEAAKKAIEGELTKRHQQEQDN from the exons ATGGTAAATATCCGCATCAAAGATAACCAAAACTCAGCGGAGTCCCCAAGAGCCGAGGTCGGCGAGATCGACACCCGAGCTCCATTCCAATCTGTTAAGGCTGCTGTGAGCCTATTTGGCGAAGTAGCAAGCAAGAAGAAACCGACCATCAAGAGGTCGAAAACTTCTTCTGAG AATGTACTGGACAAAGAGACGCAGCTTCTTCTGGCCCAGAAAGAACTAAACCGGATCAAACAGCAGTTGGAAAATGCAGAAACCACGAAGGCACGAGCACTTTCCGACCTGGGAAAGGCGAACAGAACAGTTCAGGAATTGACCACCAAGCTCAACTCTGCAATTGAGTCCAAACAAGCAGCCATCGAAGCCACCGAGACCGTGAAGCACAAGGCTAAGCACCTTGAGCGAGTGAAATCCCAAAACCTTGAGCGGACCAGTTCATGGAAAAAGGAATTAGGCACCACGAGGGATGAGTACAGGAGAGCCGCCGCCGAATTGAATACCGCTAAGCAAGAGCTCACCAAGATCAGGCAGGACTTTGATGCAACTCTAGAAGCCAAATTGGCCGCTTTCCAACAAGCAGCCGAAGCTCAACGCTCGGCCAAAGTTAATTCGGAGAAAGCCAGTGAACTGTCTAAGGAAATCCAGGCGATGCGCCAATCCCTCGATCACCTAAAGGCGACATCTCTTCAAGCCGAAAAGGAGCAGGCCAAGTTCGTGGAAGAGAAAGAGGCTCGCCTAAAAGATTGCAAGATTGCCAAAGAAGAAGCGGAAGAGAAGCTCCTTTCTTTGAAGACAGAATTCGATCCTGAGCAGATGACGAATCTTGAGCTGAAGCTCGTGGAAACAACTGAAGAGATTGAGGTTCTACAGAACGAGATGAAGAAGGTCCACGCTTCCGACATGGATTCTGTCAAGGTCATCACAACGGAGCTTAACAATGCCACGAAGGCGTTACAAAAAGTCGCAGAAGAAGAGAGCTTTTGTAGAGAGCGTGTGAATTCTCTGAGGCAGGAATTGGAGGACATAAAGGCGGAGCGCATCGGTTTGGAAGCACGGGAAGCAGAATTGGAGTGCACCGTGAAGACCCTTCAAGCCGAATTGGACGAACAAAAGCAGGAACTCCATGTGGCTTCTCGGGAAGAGAAGGAGATAGATGATGCTGCCGACGAAAAGACAATATCGTTAGCGATTCAAAAGACTATGCAGGAAGCGGAAGAGATGAGGAGAGCGGCCGAAGAGCTCAAGCGTGAAGCCGGAGCGAACCGTGTTGGGGAAGGGGAGGCGGAGAAGATGCTAGAGGCAGCACTAAAAGAGGCAGAGGTGGCTAAAGCAGCAGAGAAGAGCGCGCTCGATCAGATCAAGATCCTGAGTGCTAAGACAGACGTGGTGAGCGCATCAGACCCCGATGCCAGCGGCTGGATCAGAATGTCTGTGCAGGAGTTTGAGTCCTTGAGCAGGAAGGTCGAGGAGTCGGCAAATTTGGCGGAGATGAAGTTGGCAGCGGCGGCGTTTCAGATGGAAGCAATGAACACCAAGAAAAGCGAGGCGGAGAAGCGGAAGGAGGTGATCCTGAAGGAGATTGAGGAGATAAAGGAGGCCACGGAGTTCGCCCTAAAGCAAGCGGAGATGGCCGAGGCGGCAAAGAAGGCCATAGAGGGTGAGCTTACAAAGCGGCATCAACAAGAACAAGACAACTAA
- the LOC115726923 gene encoding serine/threonine-protein kinase D6PKL2 isoform X2 has translation MASKAASRASSEPQQKTAGALKVERSDQSPLSLQISKESKTQLANPEQHSKFPQNNSKQVLVESTGKSSELDSSVVESRSSIEGSVDQEKKTSTYESVKSSSVSGKVSDGTGSIAKTSGSAKISDRVDFVESGKSSMCRGSTSSDVSDESSCSSFSTSISKPHNGNDSRWEAIQAIRAKDGVLGLSHFRLLKRLGCGDIGSVYLSELSGTKCYFAMKVMDKSSLASRKKLLRAQTEREILQSLDHPFLPTLYTHFETDKFSCLVMEFCPGGDLHTLRQRQPGKHFPEQAVKFYVAEVLLALEYLHMLGIIYRDLKPENVLVRADGHIMLSDFDLSLRCTVSPTLVKCSSMDAESLKKNPVYCVQPACIEPSCIQPSCVLPTTCFSPRLFSSRSKKERKSRNNEMGNQVRPLPELVAEPTDARSMSFVGTHEYLAPEIIKGEGHGSAVDWWTFGIFLYELLFGRTPFKGSGNRATLFNVVGQPLRFPESPIVSFAARDLIRGLLVKEPQNRLAYKRGATEIKQHPFFDGVNWALVRCATPPEIPKPVEIVRVPASTINEKATAAMAAPNQKGSDNYLEFDFF, from the exons ATGGCCTCGAAAGCTGCCTCTAGAGCATCCTCTGAACCGCAGCAGAAAACAGCTGGTGCTCTTAAAGTAGAGAGAAGTGATCAGAGCCCTTTGTCTTTGCAAATTTCTAAGGAAAGCAAAACCCAGCTGGCTAATCCTGAACAGCATTCGAAATTTCCCCAGAACAACTCGAAGCAAGTTTTAGTTGAATCAACTG GAAAATCATCAGAGCTGGATTCTTCTGTTGTTGAAAGTAGAAGCTCCATAGAAGGTTCTGTTGATCAGGAAAAGAAGACATCAACATATGAAAGCGTCAAAAGCAGTTCAGTGTCTGGAAAGGTTAGTGACGGTACTGGAAGTATTGCCAAAACCAGCGGAAGTGCTAAAATTAGTGATCGCGTCGATTTTGTTGAGAGTGGGAAGAGTAGTATGTGTAGAGGGAGCACGAGTAGTGATGTGAGTGATGAGAGCAGTTGCAGTAGTTTTAGTACCAGTATAAGCAAGCCGCATAATGGAAATGACTCGAGATGGGAAGCCATCCAAGCGATTAGGGCAAAAGATGGCGTCTTGGGTTTGAGCCATTTCAGGCTACTGAAACGCTTGGGTTGTGGGGATATTGGAAGTGTATACTTATCAGAGCTTAGTGGAACAAAATGTTACTTTGCAATGAAGGTTATGGACAAGTCTTCTTTAGCGAGTCGAAAGAAGCTGCTCCGGGctcagacagagagagagattctgcaATCTCTGGACCATCCCTTCCTTCCGACACTTTACACGCACTTTGAAACGGATAAATTCTCTTGTTTGGTGATGGAGTTCTGCCCTGGAGGAGACTTGCATACACTTAGGCAGAGACAACCAGGAAAACATTTCCCTGAGCAGGCTGTAAA GTTTTATGTGGCGGAGGTCCTCTTGGCTCTGGAGTACCTGCACATGCTCGGGATCATTTACCGCGATCTCAAGCCTGAAAATGTTCTAGTAAGGGCCGATGGACATATAATGCTATCTGATTTTGACCTCTCCCTCCGCTGCACTGTTAGTCCGACACTCGTGAAATGCTCATCCATGGATGCTGAGTCCCTCAAGAAGAACCCCGTTTACTGCGTTCAGCCAGCTTGCATTGAACCTTCATGCATCCAGCCTTCCTGTGTACTCCCAACAACATGCTTTTCGCCCCGCCTCTTTTCTAGCAGGTCtaagaaggaaaggaaatctAGGAACAATGAAATGGGAAACCAAGTGAGACCCTTGCCTGAGCTCGTCGCGGAGCCAACAGATGCTCGGTCTATGTCGTTTGTGGGAACCCACGAATATCTCGCACCCGAGATTATCAAGGGAGAAGGCCATGGAAGCGCTGTTGATTGGTGGACTTTTGGAATCTTCTTATATGAATTGTTGTTTGGGAGAACGCCTTTCAAGGGATCTGGAAACCGGGCCACGCTGTTCAATGTCGTGGGCCAGCCTCTACGGTTCCCCGAATCCCCCATCGTCAGCTTTGCTGCTAGAGATTTAATACGAGGGCTGCTTGTGAAAGAACCGCAGAACAGATTGGCATATAAACGAGGGGCGACGGAGATCAAACAACATCCGTTCTTCGATGGGGTGAACTGGGCATTGGTCCGGTGTGCGACTCCTCCAGAGATCCCTAAACCGGTTGAGATCGTGCGCGTACCTGCATCTACGATCAACGAAAAGGCCACTGCTGCAATGGCTGCTCCCAACCAGAAAGGTTCCGATAATTATCTAGAGTTTGATTTCTTTTAG
- the LOC115726925 gene encoding U-box domain-containing protein 35, whose product MSARVVAEAAHLQDGSQEAAEADGGHGRHHQYDQYSHMLNYYCRSGAGGTSEIEEEEHSSELFEIGSGRTAAVGEDTAEGMSLFSFDIHNGCGGDSSSSAWEGGGGECVYVAVGAKSETSMGALTWTLKNAVADRAHTTVFLVHVFPETRFIPSPLGNLPISGVSEEQAETFKEQERGKRSQLLQKYLNTCISSKVKVDTILIESDMVAKAILELIPVLNMTKLVVGTAKSNSRRLKLRKGNGIADQILQKAPETCEVKVICEGKEAILEQTAMESQSPPSHSKPPTPSRGNPDLPKPMQEGNQRADYFSCMCFKRKAA is encoded by the exons ATGTCGGCACGGGTGGTGGCGGAAGCCGCGCATTTGCAGGATGGCAGTCAAGAAGCTGCGGAAGCGGATGGAGGCCACGGTCGTCATCATCAGTATGATCAGTACAGCCACATGCTGAACTACTACTGCAGAAGTGGCGCCGGAGGGACGAGCGAgatcgaggaggaggagcactCGAGCGAGCTCTTCGAGATCGGCAGCGGGAGGACGGCGGCGGTCGGGGAGGACACGGCGGAAGGGATGAGCTTGTTCTCGTTCGACATACACAACGGCTGCGGCGGCGACAGCAGCAGCAGCGCATGGGAAGGCGGCGGCGGGGAGTGTGTGTACGTGGCAGTGGGAGCGAAGAGCGAGACGAGCATGGGcgcgctgacgtggacgctgaAGAACGCGGTCGCCGACCGGGCGCACACGACCGTATTCCTCGTGCATGTCTTCCCTGagacccgcttcattccgagccCAT TAGGAAATCTACCCATATCTGGGGTGAGTGAAGAGCAAGCAGAGACGTTCAAGGAGCAAGAAAGAGGCAAGAGGAGCCAACTTCTGCAGAAGTACCTCAACACTTGCATTTCCTCAAAG GTTAAGGTGGACACCATTCTCATTGAGAGCGACATGGTTGCCAAGGCCATCCTGGAGCTCATTCCTGTCCTCAACATGACCAAGTTGGTGGTCGGCACAGCCAAATCCAATTCGAG gAGGTTGAAATTAAGGAAGGGAAACGGGATTGCTGATCAGATACTTCAGAAAGCACCTGAGACATGTGAGGTCAAAGTCATATGCGAAGGAAAGGAGGCGATACTCGAGCAGACCGCGATGGAGTCGCAGTCCCCGCCTTCGCACAGCAAGCCACCCACCCCTTCACGGGGGAATCCCGACCTGCCCAAGCCGATGCAGGAAGGGAATCAGCGGGCGGACTATTTCTCGTGCATGTGTTTCAAACGGAAGGCCGCTTGA